The Anaeromyxobacter diazotrophicus genome contains the following window.
GCCCGCCCTCGAACCGGAACACGAGGCACCACGTCATGTCCACGCCGCCAGCGACCTCGCTCCAGCCGCGGTGGTGGTCGATGACGTAGTCTCCGTCCGCGACCACCACGATGGGCTTCGCCTGGAAGCTCGCTCTCGCGAGCTGGTCGAAGAACGCGAGCACCTCGTCCACGCCGCGCTTCTCGCCAGCGAGTGGATGATGGCCGGGGATGCGCCACACGATGTCCGGTGCGAGCGCCTCGCGGACTCTCGCGACGTCCTTCGCGGCGTACGCGCCAAAGAAGTCCTCGATCACCTGCAGGTTGGGGTGCTTGGTCACGAATCCGTCCTTCTCGAGGGCCTGGCATCGGATCCGGACGACCGGTGGTCCGGATGCGGGTGGTGGCCCGGAGTGACTGCCGGCGATGGAGGTAACGTCCTGCTCGATGACCTGCACTGCCCCACCGCGCGACTCACTCGAGGTGCTCAGCTCGCCTCCCGAGATGAACCGACAGCCGGCACGCCGCTTGGCGCGAGCAGCGAGGCTATCCGGGGGATGGCTGGCCCGAGAAGGCGGATACACGCTGGGGCTGGAGAAGAATCCGGAAAGCGAGGCCGTGCATGATCAGCAGCAGCGGCACGATGAGCGTCGGAATGAAGTAGGCCGCTCCCAGCTGCCCTGGCAGGAGCCCGGAGTGATTGGCCTGGTAGAAGGCGTTCACGAGGTCGGCGGTGCCCCAGATGCCGAAGATCCACGCGAGGACGACGCCCGCTGCGCGGGGCAGCGACCAGAGTGACAGCAACGCGAGCGTCGCCGCGATGAGGTCCCCGTACGCGGCGGAGTCGGCGAAGGCGGGCGGCACGCCGGGCGAGACCACGCCGGGGACGAGGAAGGCCAACCCGACGAAGCGGAAGGCGTGGAGCATCAGCAGAGGCCGCAACGCCTCTGCTCTCGGCCGGAGACGAAGGGCCGGCCAGACGTATCGGGCGGTGACGATCCCCCACGCGAGGAGGCTGAACGCGATGCTGGCGAAGAACCAGAGGCGTGATGCCATGGGCATCTCCTGGAGCTGGTTGCGGCGGGTGACTGCGTCGAAGGACCAGGCGCGCTGCGTCGGCGAGGGCCTCGGCCCGTCCCAGCGCGGCGCTGGCCTCGGCCGCGCCCGGCGCTCACCTGCGAGCTGGCGTGGCCTTGACCTGCCCCCCGAAAACTACCCCAGCGAAGGTGTCCGTCCTCTCGTGATGGAGGAGGGGACGCGATGCCGAAGGGCAGGACGCATACCGCGGAACAGATCATCCGAGCGCTGCGTGAGGTCGACGCCGGCGTGAAGGTCGGCGACGTTTGCCGGCAGCTCGGAGTCGTCGAGAAGTACTACGGGATGGAGCCGAGCGAAGCGCGTCGTCTTCGAGAACTCGAGGACGAGTTCAGGCCGGAAGGTGCCACGCTGGGATACTACGGAATCGTAGGTCACACCGCCGGGCGCGTCTTCGCTGGAGCACGCGCACCGCGGTGGTTCGAAGAACTGATCGCGCGAGCGATGTGCCGAAACCGCCATCGAGCGGCGCCTCCAACAGCGGCCCTCAGGCTACCTCAGGGCGAGCGCAAGGCTGCCACGCAACAACGGTCGGTCTCGCGCCGGCCGTCGAAAAATCGTACCTGAACCCTCGAAGCGCGCCGCTGTCATCCTGCGCGAGCACGGTACGAACGTAGGGCTTCTCTGCAATAGCTGCGGCGCCACCTAGCAGTGTCGCTGGCGGCGAGCCTGGAGCGGCGGCTGGGGTCTCCTCCAGGATCCAGAATGGAAACTCAGGCTCCGGGCACCGAGCTACAGCGCTGAACCCGTTGGTGGTGCATGAGTATTCGTGCGGTCCTGTAGCAGTTACGGCAATCTTTCGCCGCCCGTCCATGAAAAATGCATCGAGAGGCCGGGGGCGTCTGAGGCTACTCAGGCCATCAGCCGCCGTCGAGGCCAACATGCCAGCTACTTCGCCTCCGGTCTCGGCAAGTCGGTCGCTCTCCTGGGTCTCCCGGTTGAGCGCTTGCTCGCAATCGGCCCTTACTTTGTAGGGTAAGTCGGGATGCGCAACGTTGAACCTACCTGCATGAGTCTCCAAGATCTCAAGCGCGCCAGCGTGGTTGGGACCCTGCGTAAGCAGCAGAGCCAAATTGACCTTAGCGACGTTGATACCCGCATCAGCCGCCCGCTTGTATGCTAGGTAGGCCTGTGAGCGGAGATTATTCACGTGCAACGCGCGGCCAAGCTGTAGTGTGGATCCGTCTTTCGTGTTCGCGTGCTCACGTGCATAGTGAACAGCTACCGCCAGCCACTCGCGTTCGATCGCAAGGTTGACGGCGCGCTCCAGCGCAGCGCTGCTGCCGTTCATGCCTTCGGCGTATGCGAAAAATAGCATCGTGACGATCGGATCCACGGTTGTGGTTGTGCGTGCGTACAAAAGCGCGCAATTAGATCTGAGTTCGCGCGATGAGGCGCACAGTCCCTCGTGGATGACCGTAAGAGCGGCGGCAACATCTCCGACGCGATATAGTGCAGAAGCTAAGGCTTCATACGAAGCCCGAGACCACCGCGAGTCGCCGGCGGCGATGCAAGTCCTATAGTGTCTGATCGCGTGTGTCGGAATTCGTTCGCAGAGCCCCATGAAGTACTGGCAAACCGCCGATCC
Protein-coding sequences here:
- a CDS encoding toll/interleukin-1 receptor domain-containing protein, with translation MDENESGRTSEGEAAERHDVAAGQHDQRGGEPAEEAPRDPREEPLPMAATESATVFISYRAGVDYAIAAAVKRLVEASLEPAPEVFISGESLRPSAIGYKPQIQRAVQRAKAFVGLITPASKAREWIFFEAGAAWGRNQLYAPLLVEAGTEDLSSTIADYQATNASDKPAVERLLKSVAEATGGILKPWFAQRYAAFERALAAAKQTAEQDPDAGGDDVDSHAAALRKIVSDLSAGDKDSADKRLSSFESSDAPPSLKQEARVAKIVIGTKRTTADSLQALEHLDPETRGSAVCQYFMGLCERIPTHAIRHYRTCIAAGDSRWSRASYEALASALYRVGDVAAALTVIHEGLCASSRELRSNCALLYARTTTTVDPIVTMLFFAYAEGMNGSSAALERAVNLAIEREWLAVAVHYAREHANTKDGSTLQLGRALHVNNLRSQAYLAYKRAADAGINVAKVNLALLLTQGPNHAGALEILETHAGRFNVAHPDLPYKVRADCEQALNRETQESDRLAETGGEVAGMLASTAADGLSSLRRPRPLDAFFMDGRRKIAVTATGPHEYSCTTNGFSAVARCPEPEFPFWILEETPAAAPGSPPATLLGGAAAIAEKPYVRTVLAQDDSGALRGFRYDFSTAGARPTVVAWQPCARPEVA
- a CDS encoding nuclear transport factor 2 family protein, encoding MTKHPNLQVIEDFFGAYAAKDVARVREALAPDIVWRIPGHHPLAGEKRGVDEVLAFFDQLARASFQAKPIVVVADGDYVIDHHRGWSEVAGGVDMTWCLVFRFEGGRIKEVTNFAADQHKADLFFWSVYRLKPIPDRLA